One segment of Primulina tabacum isolate GXHZ01 chromosome 6, ASM2559414v2, whole genome shotgun sequence DNA contains the following:
- the LOC142548091 gene encoding uncharacterized protein LOC142548091, which produces MKEKQECPPDSQNTTNIVDDAISIVFGREARGRVRGMGFGVTPSKVRASVKQNGTVQQLQTMVQSLQQQMQQNQLEMQEMRSMFLQNMNKQNQQEQVASGCIGSGIGNEFGSNGDIDISAMKNGDFDHVSQ; this is translated from the exons ATG aaaGAAAAACAAGAATGTCCACCTGATTCTCAAAACACAACTAACATTGTTGATGATGCAATTAGCATTGTGTTTGGCAGGGAAGCTCGGGGTAGAGTGCGCGGAATGGGCTTCGGAGTTACACCATCGAAAGTTAGAGCTTCTGTGAAACAAAATGGAACTGTTCAACAACTACAAACTATGGTACAAAGCCTTCAACAACAAATGCAACAAAATCAATTAGAAATGCAAGAAATGAGGTCCATGTTTTTACAAAATATGAATAAACAAAATCAGCAAGAACAG GTTGCTAGTGGTTGTATTGGTAGTGGTATCGGGAATGAATTTGGTAGCAATGGTGATATCGATATTAGTGCCATGAAAAATGGTGATTTTGATCATGTTTCTCAG taa